Proteins from a single region of Orcinus orca chromosome 20, mOrcOrc1.1, whole genome shotgun sequence:
- the LOC101278392 gene encoding ferritin light chain-like, which produces MSSQIRQNYSTEVEAAVNRLVNMHLRASYTYLSLDFSFHREDLTLEGVGHFFCKLAEEKLEGAERLLKMQNQHGGCALFQDMQKLSQDAVEAAVFTEKNLNQALVDLHVLGSTHADPHLCDFLESHFLDEQVKFIQKMGDHLIDLRKLAGPQAGLSEHFFERLTLKHD; this is translated from the exons ATGAGCTCCCAGATTCGTCAGAATTATTCCACCGAGGTGGAGGCCGCCGTCAACCGCCTGGTCAACATGCATCTGCGGGCCTCCTACACCTACCTCTCTCTG GACTTCTCTTTCCACCGGGAGGATTTGACTCTGGAGGGCGTGGGCCACTTTTTCTGCAAATTGGCCGAGGAGAAGCTCGAGGGCGCCGAGcgtctcttgaaaatgcaaaaccagcATGGCGGCTGCGCCCTCTTCCAGGACATGCAGAAGCTGTCCCAA GACGCTGTGGAAGCCGCTGTGTTCACGGAGAAGAACCTGAACCAGGCCCTTGTGGATCTGCATGTCCTGGGTTCTACCCATGCAGACCCCCACCTCTGCGACTTCCTGGAGAGCCACTTCCTAGATGAGCAGGTGAAATTCATCCAGAAGATGGGCGATCACTTGATCGACCTCCGCAAGCTGGCTGGTCCCCAGGCTGGGCTGAGCGAGCATTTCTTTGAAAGGCTCACCCTCAAGCACGACTAG